In one Oscillospiraceae bacterium genomic region, the following are encoded:
- a CDS encoding peptidase M23, producing MKPVRRPYRAVLALALAAALLLPTALPALGVTQSEIDALEQEQIEAKARQAEISAKLEAIGDDKEQAMARKALLDQELAAMDRELESIAEQLAYYDGAIAQKEAEHAQAQAREQAQYELFCARVRAMEEDGDVSYWSILFGARDFSDLLDRAMIVGDVMEYDNAVMDRLTAAREELERIRAGLEEQRAAQAAKKAEQEAARQAQAAKVAEARSVLSALSSQEAAAKKLLEQEQADAAKIAAEIAQKQKELEEERRRNNVVLDPGTGYHWPLPGNYRLTSRYGYRTHPITGVANSFHTGLDIAAPKGTSIEAARGGQVLTSGYNGSYGNYVVIDHDGGDSTLYAHMNARSCSEGDIVKQGDVIGYVGMTGSANGYHLHLEIRVGGSRIDPISAYGGLPFTYASSY from the coding sequence ATGAAGCCGGTCCGCCGTCCGTACCGCGCCGTCCTGGCCCTCGCCCTGGCGGCGGCCCTCCTGCTGCCCACGGCCCTGCCCGCGCTGGGGGTCACCCAGTCCGAGATTGACGCGCTGGAGCAGGAGCAGATCGAGGCCAAGGCCCGGCAGGCGGAAATCTCCGCCAAGCTGGAGGCCATCGGGGACGACAAGGAGCAGGCCATGGCTCGCAAGGCCCTGCTGGACCAGGAGCTGGCCGCCATGGACCGGGAGCTGGAGAGCATCGCGGAGCAGCTGGCCTACTACGACGGCGCCATCGCCCAAAAGGAGGCCGAGCACGCCCAGGCCCAGGCCAGGGAGCAGGCGCAGTACGAGCTGTTCTGCGCCCGGGTGCGGGCCATGGAGGAGGACGGCGACGTGTCCTACTGGTCCATCCTCTTCGGGGCCAGGGACTTTTCGGATCTGCTGGACCGGGCCATGATCGTGGGCGACGTGATGGAGTACGACAACGCGGTGATGGACCGGCTCACCGCCGCGCGGGAGGAGCTGGAGCGGATCCGGGCCGGGCTGGAGGAGCAGCGCGCGGCCCAGGCGGCCAAGAAGGCCGAGCAGGAGGCCGCCCGGCAGGCCCAGGCCGCCAAGGTGGCCGAGGCCCGGTCGGTGCTCAGCGCGCTGAGCAGCCAGGAGGCCGCCGCCAAGAAGCTGCTGGAGCAGGAGCAGGCGGACGCGGCCAAGATCGCCGCCGAGATCGCCCAGAAGCAGAAGGAGCTGGAGGAGGAGCGGCGCAGGAACAACGTGGTGCTGGACCCCGGCACGGGCTACCACTGGCCCCTGCCCGGCAACTACCGCCTCACCTCCCGGTACGGCTACCGCACCCACCCCATCACCGGGGTGGCCAACAGCTTCCACACCGGGCTGGACATCGCCGCCCCCAAGGGCACCTCCATCGAGGCGGCCCGGGGCGGGCAGGTGCTCACCTCCGGCTACAACGGCTCCTACGGCAACTACGTGGTCATTGACCACGACGGCGGGGACTCCACCCTCTACGCCCATATGAACGCCCGCAGCTGTTCCGAGGGGGACATCGTCAAGCAGGGGGACGTGATCGGCTACGTGGGCATGACGGGGTCGGCCAACGGCTACCACCTGCACCTGGAGATCCGGGTGGGCGGCTCCCGCATCGACCCGATCTCCGCATACGGCGGTCTGCCGTTCACCTATGCCTCGTCCTACTGA